A single window of Lacerta agilis isolate rLacAgi1 chromosome 12, rLacAgi1.pri, whole genome shotgun sequence DNA harbors:
- the RPP38 gene encoding ribonuclease P protein subunit p38 yields MSLQTAKGSSARKSKHMTVKTSLSNPYTLQWSPVDGADMHYILEALGDVMKQIGLEKVETRRRKKPSSGKKQEKEQCHGQTSRLQDENCPGDGKAHGWTNLQIRNQLAIGINEVTRALEKNELLLVLVCKSAKPAMLTSHLILLCASRATPAGQVPRLSESLAPVLGLTSVLALGFKKDTDAFAEVAKTIIPRIPHLDVPWIQHGTERLPATEDAHLANLQAGECAESDPEEHSPNHKRKRADCSSLASPGTALQALKVKKIVPNPNKRRKLPKTKKRISK; encoded by the coding sequence ATGTCCCTTCAGACAGCAAAGGGATCGTCAGCCCGTAAATCGAAGCACATGACTGTAAAGACATCTTTGAGCAACCCGTATACTCTGCAGTGGAGCCCTGTGGATGGAGCAGACATGCACTACATATTGGAGGCCTTAGGAGATGTTATGAAACAGATTGGGTTAGAAAAGGTAGAGACTCGGAGAAGGAAGAAACCCTCTTCTGGAAAGAAGCAGGAGAAAGAACAATGCCATGGCCAGACCAGCAGACTTCAAGACGAGAATTGCCCCGGAGATGGTAAAGCACATGGGTGGACAAACTTGCAAATCAGGAACCAACTCGCTATTGGGATCAATGAAGTAACCAGAGCGCTAGAAAAAAACGAGCTGCTTCTGGTGCTTGTGTGCAAGTCTGCCAAGCCTGCTATGCTAACTTCCCACCTTATTCTGCTCTGCGCAAGCCGGGCCACTCCAGCCGGCCAGGTTCCACGTCTCAGCGAAAGCCTTGCACCGGTCCTCGGGTTAACGTCTGTCCTAGCCCTGGGATTTAAAAAGGACACCGACGCTTTCGCAGAGGTAGCCAAGACGATTATCCCGCGAATACCACATTTGGACGTGCCGTGGATTCAGCACGGAACGGAACGTTTGCCGGCCACTGAAGATGCTCACCTGGCGAACTTGCAGGCGGGTGAGTGCGCAGAGTCAGACCCGGAAGAGCACTCTCCCAACCACAAGCGGAAAAGAGCAGATTGCAGCAGCCTTGCCTCTCCTGGTACAGCCCTGCAAGCACTCAAGGTTAAAAAAATAGTGCCCAACCCAAACAAGCGAAGGAAGCTTCCCAAAACTAAAAAGCGCATTTCAAAGTAA
- the ACBD7 gene encoding acyl-CoA-binding domain-containing protein 7, producing MTLEADFNTVAEKVKKLKTKPTDDELRELYGLYKQSTVGNINIECPGMLDLKGKAKWEAWNLKKGMSKEDAMKAYISKANELIAKYGL from the exons ATGACTCTGGAG GCCGACTTCAACACCGTGGCAGAGAAAGTAAAAAAACTAAAGACCAAACCAACTGATGATGAGCTAAGAGAACTGTATGGACTCTACAAGCAGTCGACCGTGGGAAATATTAATATTG AGTGTCCTGGGATGCTGGATTTGAAAGGCAAAGCAAAATGGGAAGCATGGAACCTTAAGAAAG GTATGTCAAAAGAAGATGCCATGAAGGCTTACATTTCTAAAGCAAATGAGCTGATAGCGAAATATGGACTGTAG